In Biomphalaria glabrata chromosome 11, xgBioGlab47.1, whole genome shotgun sequence, the following proteins share a genomic window:
- the LOC106069801 gene encoding thyrotropin-releasing hormone receptor-like encodes MAYQADSSVLRWMKSGDNATNLTWAKQTDERVWFKAIDDIKPYLRNYMWLVCGFGLPGNFLIIALILRMRSRGMSSYLIVYLAVFDSLALIAKLVQRNIFYSNVRLEDIGCKMVSIPEMSCASIANWTLVFISAERFLTVCYPLQRQRWLTDFRIKLILIVVPLFLTGYAISLNVVFQYETKSRCGTKYIKFYQYMVIPPITNIVAPFIVLLIFTIFVLKSIRSVSKKRSLRLKSVTSLKEPRKNSQSATQEMENTLSNIMLAAAVLFFAVNALYCVYTLIMFPVYVSNLTRSVTFTRYSALMISDWNHALNFYVYVLFSEGFRANLLRMMRSWSCCMRMLRLCFWSETMAVTDNHAQSNANAMEQTSTSSIV; translated from the coding sequence AGTATGGTTTAAAGCTATAGACGACATAAAACCTTATTTAAGAAACTACATGTGGCTAGTTTGTGGCTTTGGGTTGCCTGGCAACTTCCTTATCATCGCCCTAATACTGAGAATGAGATCTCGCGGGATGTCTTCCTACTTGATCGTGTACCTGGCAGTGTTTGACAGTTTGGCTCTCATTGCCAAGTTGGTCCAAAGAAACATCTTCTACAGCAATGTAAGACTTGAGGACATCGGATGCAAAATGGTTTCCATTCCGGAAATGTCCTGCGCTTCGATAGCTAACTGGACACTGGTGTTTATAAGTGCTGAAAGATTTCTGACAGTTTGCTATCCCCTACAGAGACAACGCTGGCTGACAGATTTCAGGATTAAGCTCATACTAATTGTGGTACCTTTATTTCTCACTGGCTACGCAATCAGCCTGAACGTTGTCTTTCAATACGAGACCAAGTCCAGGTGTGGCACAAAGTATATCAAGTTCTACCAGTACATGGTCATCCCACCAATCACAAACATTGTGGCGCCGTTCATCGTCCTTCTGATTTTCACCATCTTCGTCCTGAAGAGCATCCGGTCCGTCTCAAAAAAGCGATCCTTGCGGCTGAAGAGCGTCACCTCCTTGAAGGAGCCAAGGAAGAACTCCCAGTCCGCCACGCAAGAAATGGAGAACACTCTAAGCAACATCATGCTGGCCGCCGCTGTCTTGTTCTTTGCCGTGAACGCCCTGTACTGCGTCTACACCCTGATCATGTTCCCCGTGTATGTCAGCAACCTCACCAGGTCTGTCACTTTCACCAGGTACTCGGCGCTGATGATTAGCGACTGGAACCACGCGCTGAACTTTTACGTCTACGTCCTCTTCTCTGAAGGTTTCAGGGCCAACCTCTTGAGGATGATGAGGTCGTGGTCTTGCTGTATGAGGATGCTGAGGTTATGTTTCTGGTCAGAAACTATGGCGGTGACGGACAATCACGCACAATCCAATGCTAACGCAATGGAGCAGACGAGCACGAGTTCGATTGTTTGA